GACCCTGCATTCTCCGCCCGAAATCCGTATTTAACCCCGTCATACCGGGCGAGATTCGATGATGCTTCAGCGGTGCAGATAACATAGTATGTCGATATCGCATAATGGAGATTAGGCAAAGAGACTTCAGTAAATTGTATCCCTTTATCCTTCAGTTTGTCGATTAATTCGGTACAAGCATTCCGGACTTCATCCGAAAGACCTTCGCCGAAATATTCTCGGGGGATTCCGACACGAAGGGTCTGTGGTTTTTCTTCGAAGAGCGATTTATCATAAACAAACTGATTGCCCGAGCAGGTGGAGTCTCTTGGTTCGGGGCAGGAAATGATTGACAGCACAAGCCCGATATCCCGAACATTGGTGGCGATAGGGCCGATTTGATCGAGGGATGATGCAAAGGCGACCAGACCGTAGCGGGAAACCCGTCCGTAGGTAGGTTTAAGCCCCATTACACCGCAATGGCTGCAGGGCTGACGGATCGAGCCGCCGGTATCGGAACCGAGCGCGGCGGGAACCGCTCCATCGGCGACCGCAGCAGCACTACCACCACTCGAACCGCCGGTGATATAATTGGGATTATGGGGGTTACGGGCCGGGCCGAAATGACTGATTTCGGTGCTCGATCCCATGGCAAACTCATCTAAATTTGTTTTACCGATAATAACTGCGCCCGCCTTTTCCAGCGCATCGACAACCGTGGCATTGTAGGGAGGTACAAAATTCTCAAGCATTTTCGATGCACAGGTGGTGGGAATTCCCGAGGTGCAAATATTATCCTTGACCGCAACAGGGATACCGCAGAGTGGAAGAGTGCCTTTTTCTTTCATGGTCAGATGGTCGATCTGTGCAGCGCGCTCGAGCGAACGCTCTTCCAGAACAGAAGTAAAGGCATTGGTTTTCGATGTCTGCTTTATCGTATCAAGAGAGGTAGACACCAGATCGGTGCTTCGAAGCTCTCCCGAATAAATCTTTTGTGCAAGGGTTTCAATGGAATCCTTGTGAAAACGCATATAAAATACCTGTTCTATGAATTATCTTTCCGGCAGTATCATGATCCGGAATGCCGCAGACGGAACCCCATCAGCTATTTGTACCATCGGAAAAAATAGAGACTGATAAAGATACCCAGAATCGAAAGTAAACTGAATTTCATCTGAAATCCGAGCTGAAATTTTATGGCATTCAAATCAATAACCAGTGGCCTGAGGTCGGGCTGGGTGTTGTTTTTGCCGAGACCTTCAACTCCCAAAACCATGGCATTTTTGATGCCGAAATCGCCGATGCCGAAATAAACATTGGTAGTGAAAAAATTCTTAACAACATTATTCTCTCCGGGAATAACAACACGCATAAGTGAATTCAGGTAAGAGCCGATAAGAATACCGATAACAACAATAAGCACAATGGTTCCGAGTCGTTTTTCTTTTAAACCAATTGCCATAAATAATTCCTTTCCCGGAAATTTCAGGTCAGAATACAGATGTTTTCGACATTATCCGGCGGATTATGGGCCGGGTATAATGCAGCATTGTCTTTCAAAATACAATATATACCTGTTGCAAATCACCGCCTGGAGGGAATTTCTTTTAAAACCAGCTCTCTGGTGACCTTTTTTCCATTCCTGATGACGGTAATATTTACTTTATCACCAACAAAATAATCGAGGAAAAAACCTTCGATATCTGCCGTTGAATGGATAGAGCGGTCGCCCATTTTCACAATAACATCTTCCCCTTTCAGACCTGCAGCATCACCGGGGCTGTTTTTCTGCACCGATGTAATCACAACGCCATCGGTACGATTGAGTCCGAGGGAGAGGGCGATGGTTCTGTTGACATTCTGTACCGAAATACCGGTGTAGAGACGGCGGCGTTTACCGTATTTTTTGAGTTCTTCCGCCACCCGTTTCGCCCGGTTGACCGGGATTGCAAAGCCGATTCCCACCGAGCCACGCTGACTTTTACTTCCCGTATATATAAATGTATTAATCCCGACAACTTCACCCAGTGCATTCACAAGTGGACCTCCCGAATTACCGGGATTGATCGCAGCATCGGTCTGGATCATGCTCTGATAATAGGCAAGCTCGCTTTTGGCGAAATTTCTGTTTGTTGCACTGATAACCCCGACAGTCACCGATGGACGTGAATCGTTCATAAAAAAGCCGAAAGGGTTACCGATTGCAATGGCCCATTCGCCGATAATAATGTCATTTGAATTCCCCAGCGTTGCAGCGGGATAATCGCCTTCTTCAATTTGAATCAGGGCAAGGTCGGTTGTAGGATCCACTCCAATAACTTCGCCTTCAGCCTCATGTCCATCCTGAAAATTAACATAGAGTTTTCGGGCATATTGTACAACATGGTAGTTTGTAAGAACGAGGCCGCTTTTGTCGATAATAAACCCGCTTCCCATATTTTCGACTTCCTTATACCGGGGCATCAGCTCGGGAGCGAAAAAGAGATCGAAGAAATCATAAATCTGATAGGTCTGGCTGACAACATGGAGTTCGGTGACGACTATGCCCACCACGCATCGAGAAACATCTCTGGTAGCTTTAATAATGGCATTGGTCCGGGAGTTGTCTACCCGTTCGATGACTTCATGGCGGGGCCGCTGTTTGACAAGGGGCCAGGTGGTTTTCGGCGCCTTTTCGCTTGATGGACCGTTTCGTTCGGACTTCGGGAAAAGGACCGGGTAGAAACGGCGGATTACCATGGGACCAATAAGAGAACCCAGAAGCATGCCTGAAAGAAGAAAAATAATATACAAATAGATCTTTCCCGACTTTGAGAAAATCATAAATCCTCCGGATATTCTATGTTTTCGAGGATGAGCCCCTTTGATGGAGCGGTATTACCGGCTTGGGTCCGGTCGTGTGATTTGATAATTGCAGCCATCGACGACATAAGCCTTCCCCGGCCGATATCGATAAGCGTTCCGACAATCGATCGTACCATTTTATAAATAAAGCGATCGGCGGTTATAGAAAAAATAAACATATCGTTATTACATGTCAATGCAGCTTCGGTTACCTTACAGGTCATATTTTCGGTGCCGCTGCCCGATGAACAGAATGTTGAAAAATCATGGGTACCGAGCAGGGAAGAGACATGCTTGCGTACCCGGTTCCAATTGACCGCATACATAATTGTCCATGCCCTGTGGCGTACCAGTGGGTGATTTTCGCAATTCATATAATAGCAGTACCGTCGTTTAACCGCCGAAAAACGGGCATGGATATCCGATGAGACCGGTTTCATCTCAAATATCTGAATGTCTCCGGGGAGTATTGAATTGATCGAAAACCGGAGTCTTTCGATATCCCGGACAGGGGGTATATCGATATGGGCCGCCTGTCTTCGCGCATGGACACCAGCATCGGTTCTCCCGGCGCCAACAATCGAACAGGGAATGCGGGTTGCGGTACTGAATGCGTGCTCGATTTTCTCCTGTATGCTCGGAGCATTGAGCTGCTTCTGCCACCCACCATAAGAGGCGCCGTCATACTCTATCCTGAATAAATATCGTTGTGTGGTCTCATGCCGCTTTTTCAAGTTCTTCAACCCGGATGATTTTATAACACAGGAGTTCAAATGCTTTTTTATTGGGATCTATTTTGCCGGTTTTACTTCCGATATCAAATTCCTGGAGCCAGCCGAATATTTTCTTATGGTGATTTTCTTTGAATGCCCGGGCCTGATGTACCAGTCGCGGCTTTATAATAACCGGATAAACTTTATTCAGCTGATTTTCGCCAAGCAATCCTGCGGCTACCCCGAACCTGAGAGCGAGTTCATTCTGTTTTTTCATATTGAAATTACGACCGGGATTGAGAAGCATCCGCGCCTGGTCCGGATTCTGTTCGGCATATTTCCTTATTCGGTAAAGAGCCCAGAAATGCTTGAAAATGGCGCTTATACAGACCGGAGCATAGAAGGCTGATGCAAAAAGCCCGTCAATGATTTCCATGGTCCTTTTCATATCCTTTGTTCCAAGGGCATTCGCAAGCTCATAGGGCTGAGTTGTCCGGGAAACGCCAACTATTTGGTCGATTGAGTCCCGGTCGATCGCTTTTTTAGGTGCTATATTAAGGTCTATTTTCTGAAGTTCCGAATAGAGGGCGCCAAGATCGGTCCCGGTCAGATCAATGAGGTGTTCCGCACAATCCTTTGCTATTGTCCTGCCGAAAAAAAACGGTACATTGGTGGTAAGCCATTCGGAGATTTTGTAATCCGGGGGTTTCATGAATTCAAAACAGGAATAAACAGCACTGTTTGATGATACCTTATCTTTATAGGCTTTTACCCAGTTTTTCCACTTTTTTGCCTGAGATGTTCTGTTGTCCGAAAATGTTCCGGCATCCATGAATAGATACACATTATCGATCGGATAGTCCAGAAGGCGGGATATCTGCTGTAAATCATCAGAGGATAACCGCTCAAGATGATTGATCTGGAATATCCGAATGTCGTTGAAAAGCGAGGGCGTCATTATCTTTTCGATAAAATTGAGTACTGTTTCGGACGTCGGATCGAAAAGTTCTTTTGTGCACGAACCATGAAGAGTCGTTACTTTTTCGATAAGCGCCGACCGTATCTGTTCCTTGGAAATGGTATCATCCCCGCAAAACAGAACAAAGGGGGTTGCTGCAAGCTCTTTTTTTTCTTTCATGGTATCAATGGAGCAAGTGATATATGTGAATCGTTAATTATCCGGCTGAACGTTTTTTGATTTTCTTTGTACAAACCGGTATCATTTTTACATACGGCGATAATACTTTGGGCAAGGCTTTCGGGATCTGTGGCGGAAAATCCTACCCCGGCTTCAAGAAGCTGGGTGCAACTGGTTTTCTGCGTATGATAATCCGGGCCAAAAAAGACGGGTATGCCGAACCGGGCCGCTTCCCAGACATTATGTCCTCCCACCTCGACAAATGTTCCGCCCACAAAGGCCAGATCGCCGATACTGTACATATCTTCGAGAATTCCGAATTTTTCAATCAGGCAGACATTCCAGTTTCTGGTTGTGTGGATGTCTTTCAGATGAAGCGTTTCATCTGAAAGCTCTTCCAGAATAGCCGGAACTGCGGTAAGATGGCGGGGAACAATGATACATCGCAGGGGGAAACCTCTCTCGGATAATATCTCGAGGGTTGTTCGAATAAGAGTGGCTTCTCGCGGGTGAACGCAACCGGCGGTCATGATAGTCATTCCGTTATCGCAGTGCATCTGTTTTCGCAGTGCAGTCCGTTGGGCAGCGGTGGTTGGGGCGATAGTAATGCGTGATTTCAGATTTCCCACAACCGACAGCGCATCCGGGGAGGTGCCGAGTTTTCTGAATCGCGCGGCATAATGCTCAGCCTGGGCAAAGACAGGACGAAGATATGAAAAGAGGGGGCCGAAAATAAAACCGAACCTTGTATACCAGGCAAAGGATCCGGATTCGACCCGGCCATTAACAATGCCTACGGGGATTCCTTCTCTCATGCAGGTGAGCATCATTGAAGGCCACAATTCAAGCTCCATAAGCCACACCCGGGAAATGTTGAAATTTTCCACTGTCTTTTTCATGAGTTTCAGGGTGTCGACCGGCAGGAACCCGATTTCAAGTATACGTTCGTGATGTTTCATCCTGAGACGTTCCACGCCGGTACGGGTCGTGGCGGTGCAGAAAAAGTGCATGTCGGGATGCTTTTCGGACAGGATATCGATAAAAGCCACCAGGAGTTTTGTTTCTCCCAGAGATGCTGCGTGGAGCCAGACAACATGTTTATCCCCCACCGGCGTCTCAGGTGATGGCGCCCGGAAACGATTTTCGAGATCCCAGGATCCGGTAAGGCCCAGAAGGCTGAGAAAAGGGATGATAATAATCCGGCCTGTTTGAATGATCAGATTATAGATAAGGACTGTTGCAACAAGGCTGCAATTTATCATAATTACATTCTAATTGGTTGACACGCGGTTTTTGCCTTTTTTCTTTGATTTGTACAATGCCCGGTCGGCGTCGGCAATGAGAAGATCCTTGCCCCGGGGATGACTGCCGTCATACACGGATATACCGATACTTATTGTATAGGATATCGAGTTCTGTCTTGCCTTGCAGGGTGCAGAGGCGATTTTTGTCCGTATTCGCTCGGCAAATGTCTCCGCTCCTTCAAGATCGGTGTCCGGAAGAATTATCGCAAATTCCTCTCCGCCATACCGGGCAAAAAGATCGCCGCAACGGATCACCGATGTAATCCGGCGGGTCAGGTCTTTAAGCACCTCATTGCCTTCAAGATGCCCAAAGGTGTCGTTTACCATTTTGAAATTATCGATATCGATAAAAAGAAGGCTGAAACTGGTTGATCGCCTGTCGGCCCGGGCAATTTCACGAATCAGGCTCTCATGGAACAGACGGTAATTGGCAATACCGGTAAGACTGTCTGTTTTTGCCTGTAGCTGGGCATGCATGTCCATGTATGCATGCTCCACAATGGATGCGATCAAAGAGGTATATACATACAGAAACTGATAATCTTCGGTGTTTTGCTTGATCTCTTTGCCCATCAAAAGAAGAGAACCGATCGTCTTGCCTTTCACTCCCATCGATACGGAAGTCCATTTATTGCCGATCCGGGTATCACTCTTCTCGTCTTTAGCATTAAAAAGTGTAAAGTTGATTTCACTCTTCTCAAATTTGGATTTATCGATCATGCTGAAGGCATCGTTCCACCGTGATAAAATCAGTTTTTCGGCTTCGGATTTATCGAGGGGTGCGGTGCGGGGCATGGCATAAATTTCGGAAAAATTCAGAAAATCCACCCCGATAACACAAAAATCGGTATTCATGCGATGGTGAATATCCTGAAGGATTATTTCCATGAGGTCGGGAAGTTCGAGTGATAACAGCAGTTTCCGGGAAAACTGGAAGAGTGAGGTAATATTCTGGATATGCCCTTGAACATCGGGTGACATAGCCGCCGACTGTTCCATAAGCATCATGCTTTTGAGATGAAAAGCGCGGTTGGCGACCGAACGCTCCACCTGGCGGGTCAAATCATCAAGTGAAAGCGGCTTCATAAGATAGGATGAGGCGCCGAGATTGGTGGCCATGGTGGCGGAATCCAGCGATGCGTATCCGGTAATAACAATTACTTCGGTGTGTTCATCCTTCTCCTTGGCAAACTTCAGAAGCTCGATACCGCTGATATCCGGGAGCTTCAGATCGAATATGCAGATGTCGTAATCCTTTTCTTCGATCCGCTTCAGCGCTTCATGACCGGTGCAGCATGTCGTAATACGATAGGTATCCGAAAAGGCCTCTTCGAGAAACTCGCATAATGTTTTTTCATCGTCAACAATGAGAACTTCGTACTCGGATGTTTTTTTTACGGCTTGAATGGCGTTCATGTCGACTCGTAGAATCTTTGGAGTTAAAGAGATAAAGCAACAATGAAAATAGTTTGTGTGCCCCTGCTCTTTCCTACTAATAGGTGCGGACAACATAATTTCTTACATGAAAGTAATAAAAATTAATACCAATACGAATTCCTGAATTAAACCAAAACCGGCTTACGGAATTGCTGTTTTGCGGATTTCCGTGCCGGAAGTGACAGGGATGGTGATGTACTTTTTGAATGTATATAAGTCTTTGAATTGACATCAGATCTTTTTTAAGCTATATTTTCTCTCCCCCTTATGAGTTAACGTATATGGCTAATGAGGAAATTATTTCAAAATGATCAAGATTTTAAAACGAATTGCCGGCTGCTTGCTCCTTGCCCTCTGTTTTTGTACTGAGTCTCCCTTTGATGCTTCTACCGATCTTGGTAAAGAGATTGTCGATGATGTTGATAACTCCATTACCGATTTTGAAGGCGGTTTCGATGTTGTTATCGATCCCATGCCGACTGAAGCGTCGAGTTTTCACACAAAAAACTCAAATCTGTTCGGTCTGCACGGCGGAACAAACCGCATAACAAGCGGCGAATGGGCTTCCACCGGCGAGAAAGCCTCAGCCTACCTGGAGTTCGCTTTCACCCAAAGCCCCTTTGACAGTGCGCAACTGGTCAATTTTCAGAAAGTCGATTCGGTATACCTTGTCCTGAAACTCGATACCGATTTCAATGAGGTAGCCTTTACGGATTTTTCATCAAACCCGCCCCGGTTTTCTCAAACCTTTCAACTCAAAAATCATGATGCCTTTTTGAGTTCCCTGGACACCGTACCGACCGGTGTTGCAGCGGTGAGTGCTTCTGATACCGATTCGACGGTAACCTTTGTTTTAAGCAATCGTTTTACAAGCCATTTTAGCGATTCACTTGCAGAGTTGAGAGATTACCTGATCAATGAAACCAAAATTGAACAGGCCAAAATAAATGCCGTAAAACGGCTCAATACCCTGAATAACTCGCTTTCGACCTTTGAAGCAAAAAAGGAAAATGTCGACAGTCTTCTTCGTATGGCAGCCTTCGATTCCCTGGAAACGGCTATCAATAGTCAAAAAAGTCTTGTTGACAGTCTGGAGAATGCGCTTCAGGATACTCAATCCTTACATAAGAGCGAGATCGATTCACTCGACTCTCTCTACGACTATTATTCCCGCAAACAAGCCTTAACCTCTTCTGAGCTTCGGCAAAAAGTTGTCCCGTCCGACACGCTTACCGGTTTGACCGGCGACGGCGACAGTATAAAGGCCGTAATCGATACCATTCGGAACAAGGGGTTGAGTTCTGCAGATACGCTCATCCTCGATACGCTGGAAAATGATATCGATTCGGTGTATACCACCATCAAGACCATTGTAAATGGCGTGGCTGTATCCGATACCGTTCGGACACTTGCTCTGGAGTATGTCGAGTACGGCGACTTGATGATTCATATCCGCATGGAAGTCGATCCGTACGATTCGCTTGTCAATTACCTTCAGAATAGAATTGAAGCGGAAGAGAGTACTCTCCTGGAATATTATGTTGATGTCAACGCCGGTAACAGTTCTTCCGTATACAATGTAGATTCCCTCCAGAATGAGAGAACGCGTTCGCAGGACTCAATTGCCGCTCTCGAAGATTCGATAGAAGTATGGCAACATACAAGAGATTCGCTGCAGATCAAAGTCGAAATGAAAATTCAGAAAATGGGATTTGTATTGCATGACGAACACCGGTTGGCAAGTTATCTGGGTACTTCGAGCACTTTTGCTCCTTATTTCAAGATCGTGTACAGCTATGCACCGGGCAATAAAGGCACCGCAACGGTCCGGTGCGGATATGCCGACTACTCGGTTGTCGAAACCGACACTGCCGGTCTCAATGCACGCCCGGTTGCATCATGGGCATCAAGTAGAAAAGCTCATTTTGCAATAGATTTCTCCCGGTTGTGGCAATGGATGGATTCTGTGGATTCCGATCTGGTCCTGAAGGCACATTTGCGGCTCTCAATAGAGGATACACTGTTTTTGAGTAATGAGAAAAAACCGAGCTTTGCCTTCTATTTCTCCGGAACCTATTCACAGCAGGATTCATTAAAGGAGTATTTCCGCGGTAATGTTATTCAATCGAAATCTGCTGTCTATGAAATACCCATCGAAGACTCTCTTAT
The Chitinivibrionales bacterium genome window above contains:
- a CDS encoding trypsin-like serine protease produces the protein MIFSKSGKIYLYIIFLLSGMLLGSLIGPMVIRRFYPVLFPKSERNGPSSEKAPKTTWPLVKQRPRHEVIERVDNSRTNAIIKATRDVSRCVVGIVVTELHVVSQTYQIYDFFDLFFAPELMPRYKEVENMGSGFIIDKSGLVLTNYHVVQYARKLYVNFQDGHEAEGEVIGVDPTTDLALIQIEEGDYPAATLGNSNDIIIGEWAIAIGNPFGFFMNDSRPSVTVGVISATNRNFAKSELAYYQSMIQTDAAINPGNSGGPLVNALGEVVGINTFIYTGSKSQRGSVGIGFAIPVNRAKRVAEELKKYGKRRRLYTGISVQNVNRTIALSLGLNRTDGVVITSVQKNSPGDAAGLKGEDVIVKMGDRSIHSTADIEGFFLDYFVGDKVNITVIRNGKKVTRELVLKEIPSRR
- the truA gene encoding tRNA pseudouridine(38-40) synthase TruA, producing MPIKKHLNSCVIKSSGLKNLKKRHETTQRYLFRIEYDGASYGGWQKQLNAPSIQEKIEHAFSTATRIPCSIVGAGRTDAGVHARRQAAHIDIPPVRDIERLRFSINSILPGDIQIFEMKPVSSDIHARFSAVKRRYCYYMNCENHPLVRHRAWTIMYAVNWNRVRKHVSSLLGTHDFSTFCSSGSGTENMTCKVTEAALTCNNDMFIFSITADRFIYKMVRSIVGTLIDIGRGRLMSSMAAIIKSHDRTQAGNTAPSKGLILENIEYPEDL
- a CDS encoding diguanylate cyclase yields the protein MLSAPISRKEQGHTNYFHCCFISLTPKILRVDMNAIQAVKKTSEYEVLIVDDEKTLCEFLEEAFSDTYRITTCCTGHEALKRIEEKDYDICIFDLKLPDISGIELLKFAKEKDEHTEVIVITGYASLDSATMATNLGASSYLMKPLSLDDLTRQVERSVANRAFHLKSMMLMEQSAAMSPDVQGHIQNITSLFQFSRKLLLSLELPDLMEIILQDIHHRMNTDFCVIGVDFLNFSEIYAMPRTAPLDKSEAEKLILSRWNDAFSMIDKSKFEKSEINFTLFNAKDEKSDTRIGNKWTSVSMGVKGKTIGSLLLMGKEIKQNTEDYQFLYVYTSLIASIVEHAYMDMHAQLQAKTDSLTGIANYRLFHESLIREIARADRRSTSFSLLFIDIDNFKMVNDTFGHLEGNEVLKDLTRRITSVIRCGDLFARYGGEEFAIILPDTDLEGAETFAERIRTKIASAPCKARQNSISYTISIGISVYDGSHPRGKDLLIADADRALYKSKKKGKNRVSTN
- a CDS encoding DUF4321 domain-containing protein — its product is MAIGLKEKRLGTIVLIVVIGILIGSYLNSLMRVVIPGENNVVKNFFTTNVYFGIGDFGIKNAMVLGVEGLGKNNTQPDLRPLVIDLNAIKFQLGFQMKFSLLSILGIFISLYFFRWYK
- the gatA gene encoding Asp-tRNA(Asn)/Glu-tRNA(Gln) amidotransferase subunit GatA, with the translated sequence MRFHKDSIETLAQKIYSGELRSTDLVSTSLDTIKQTSKTNAFTSVLEERSLERAAQIDHLTMKEKGTLPLCGIPVAVKDNICTSGIPTTCASKMLENFVPPYNATVVDALEKAGAVIIGKTNLDEFAMGSSTEISHFGPARNPHNPNYITGGSSGGSAAAVADGAVPAALGSDTGGSIRQPCSHCGVMGLKPTYGRVSRYGLVAFASSLDQIGPIATNVRDIGLVLSIISCPEPRDSTCSGNQFVYDKSLFEEKPQTLRVGIPREYFGEGLSDEVRNACTELIDKLKDKGIQFTEVSLPNLHYAISTYYVICTAEASSNLARYDGVKYGFRAENAGSLYDMYAETRRQGFGPEVKRRIMLGTYVLSSGYYDAYYLKAAKVRTLVSRDFDNAFSSCDAVISPVAPTPAFKIGEKCNDPLQMYLTDI